Genomic window (Triticum urartu cultivar G1812 unplaced genomic scaffold, Tu2.1 TuUngrouped_contig_6586, whole genome shotgun sequence):
tctttttcgtGCGTGAGAGTATTTCTTGTAATTGACGTTCGGCTGTTGGAAAAGGCATGGCCGTTGTAAGCAGTGATTGCTGTTGTGTCTGGTCATTTCAGGCTCCATTTTCGAGTGCAATACATTTGAGCACTTTTTCTTCAGTATCTATGTTACTGTAGCTTGTTCTTCTGTATGATTGTCTTGTGGTCTTCCATTTGGCACTGGCGGGTGAACGTGTTTACATGCCTAGGACCACAGAATCCTTCTGTTGGTTAGGTGGTGAAAGGACGCATTCATCCCTAGATAGCATGCCTTGATTGATATTGTTAGGTGTTGTGATATTTTGCTTTGCACAATTTAGCATTTTGATGTATAATACTGTGACGTGCCCTTGCTATAAAGATGTCATCGTCTAAATTTGTCCAACCTCCATCTGCAGTGCATTTTGCTAGGAGCTGTTCCTTTCCCAAGTGATGTTCCACGTTTGAAGCAACTTGGAGTTCAGGGAGTTGTAACATTGAATGAGCCTTATGAGACTCTGGTGCCAATGTCCTTGTACCAGGTAATTTTTACATTACTTGATTTCATTGTTGCATGATTTCGTTTGTATTTGGATTTGAATTAATAAATGCAATTCCATACATACTGTGATTGATTCGCAGCCATGCTCCATCAGACCATCACTCTACTGTGGCTTTTCAGTTAGCAAAACAAATATGTACTGATGAGTAACACACCTTCTTTTTCCAGGCCTATGGGATTGATCACCTTGTGATTGCCACAAGAGACTACCTGTTCGCACCATCCCTTGAAGATATTTGTCGAGCCATTGATTTTATCCACCGTAAGTTCATGCCATGTCCTAGACGCAAGTGATAAATCATTAAATCTACATATCAGTTCTCCTGATGTCTTTAGTACCTGGCGATATGGAGTGCTGTTCTCCTGCAATAAGAAATTGATTTAGATTTGGGATGCAAGGAATGTAGATGATAGCTTGCGGTCAACTGCATAATGAACTGAGTATTATGTACATTGTTTGGTAGGTCGTCAGTATCAGATGGAGTAGGTATAACAATATATAGGTTAATGCAAACCTCCATCCCAACAGCAAGATGAAGGATTTATTTGATGTTGCTGTGGATGACATCATGCATGACAGTAAGTGGAATGGGCAATATAAATGCCTATGACAAAGAAACTGAGACCCTGTTATAATAGTCAGTCCTTTATGTAGACAAGGATAGTACACTACGAAGGAATGGCTACATATTCTGCTCATTCTTGAGTGCATGATTTATGTGCAAAAGCAACATTTCTCAACACTACACTATATTTGTTAACTATCAAGGAACTGCAGTTAACAAGCAATTTCACAAACTACACTTTTTGTGTATCATGATTTTCAGAAAACTACACCTTTATATGATTACAACGGAACTGCCAGGTTTGCCCCAACCCATCAGAGTCACAAGCATAAGTGTCCATGAAAAAGTTGCACCTATCCCAATTCATGATGATGTGGCTCAGTGGCTGATGGGTGGGACACGCCTGTTATTTTTGTTGAAATTCCAAGGAATCTTTTTCTGAACACTGATACAGAAATGGGGTGATTCTTTAGGCTATTCTTAAACTTGTAGTTCTTTGATAATATGTCAAGAAATGGTCTAGTACTAAAAAATTTGCTCATTGAAGGATTCTTTTTTTTTCTGCTGCTGCTGTGGTTGTAGTCATTGTTTTTGTTACTAGAGCTCGTCCTGTCTTTCAGTTCTCTTGTTTTATCCGCAATGCCGAAATTTGAACTCAATGATCAGCTGTCTGCAGAACGTTTTCAAACAGCAATGTCTATCTTATTGCATGTAAGATGTAACTATGTGCTATCTTCAAGCTTCCTTGACTGTTCTATTGACCAAGGATGATCTGATCACTTATGCCTTGTCATTAGCAACAACAAATGTCCATTGAGTTTGGTTTAAATGTTAAAGAAATAAAGATCACATATTTTCTCAAAATTTCAATAGGTCTCAAATGGGTAGAAGTTAATATGTAGTTACTTGTTTTTCAGGCAATGCGTCACAAGGTGGAACTACTTATGTTCACTGTAAAGCTGGTAGAGGACGAAGTACCACTATTGTTTTGTGCTATTTGGTAATATAAGCTACATAAATTTCAAGCTGAATGTTATAAGTTTCATTCAGTTGCTGATAACAGATTATTATGTTCCTTCTCTTCAGATCAAATATAGGAACATGACTCCTGAAGCAGCTTTGGATCATGTACGATCCATTAGGCCCCGAGTGCTTTTGGCACCATCACAGTGGCAGGTATAAGGGCTGTTGCCTTTGTGTTCTATACAAGTGAACGCCATCGTTATCCAGTCACGCATCTGCTAAGCTGCTTTCGCCAATGACATGATTTTGCAGGCTGTTATCGTATTTAGCACTCTCACCACTGGACGTCTTCCAGTAAGGAGTACAAACCTAAACTGTTACCTAGAAGGCACCAAAGCCTCCATTCCTGACAGTGATATCGAGGACTGCACGGTGGAGTTTGATTACGATGATAGCGGTTTACCTCTTTGTCAAGTTATGGTACCGAGGCCAAGCAGTCCAACTGGATGTGTCGATGCAGTGTTCATAACGGAAGCAGATCTGGAGGGCTACGATGCATATGTTGATACCGGGAAGGATGTTGTGACATTTGAAGTAGTAGCCAGTCGCAAGCCCATTATGAGGAGACTATCGTGCCTCTTTGGATCATTGAAAGTTACCAGCAACTGTGAGCCAGCCCCAAGCCGATTTACCGAGGTTCGCGCCTGCTAGGCAGGCCTGCTACTCGCTCTACGCAATTTTCTCCGTGTTGTGAGTCAAGATATATGGGACATCAGTAGATAGGCAGGCAGTCAGCCAGTCAGGCATCGTAGAAATATGGAGGTTTCTACAGCCACGGCAAACGCCACCGGGAAGAAGCTTTGTGTGCATAGGGAGATGGAGAGTTTACAGTTGTGAATGTGCCGATTGCCTTTTTTTTCACTCGGAAACATGTGGTTTGATATCACCATTGTTCTTTGGAATAAAAAGCTGATCATGTTTGGTGTCAGTATATTTCTGTTAGTTCATGTCTTTTGGAATAAAACAATGTTGGAAAACGTTCATATATTGTGGGATGGAGCCATGGAGGGAGTAGTTTATTGCTCTCTCTTATGGTGAATCTGGTCACTTAAGTCAGGCTTAGTCAATGGGAAAGAAATGCCTCCTCCAAAGGCCACTGTTGATTTTTTTTTTTCATGAGTTATATGAAGTCACTGGAGCTTGCAGAAATTATAGCACTGAATCGGAAGGTGCTTCAACCTTCGTGCCCATCCACTTCACAAAACTACCCTCGTGCCCATCCATATAGACCCCACCTCAAATCTAAACCATATAGACCGCTGAAAATTATAGCAGTCGATGCACGCTGAAAATTAAGTTTTTTGCTTGCTGAAAATTAAGGTTTTTGCTTGGTTGTTATTCTTCGACAGACTCAACATCAAAGACCTGCTCGTGAGGAGGCACTGGCGTACTGTTGAGGATGATAATCTTTGTGTTGTGCTATCAGCATACATATGAGGATCGCCAGCACCTGTTCTTTTCTTGTAACTTCAGTACTAGAATTTGAAATTATCTTCAGATTGACTGGACTGGCGGCTCCAATGTTCATCAAAGTATTTCTTTGGCCAGGCAGAGATTTGCTAAAAGCCTCTTCTTTGAGGTGGTCTTCACGGCGGCTTGGAATATTTAGATACTTCGAAATGGCAGGACATTTAGAGGGGAAAGACCTTCTTTTAGTGCTTGGCGTTGTAAATTTGTACATGATCTAACTCTGCTCTCTCATAGAGTCAAGGCTCATGTTAGACCCCACCTTTTGAATTGGTTGGAGGGGCTTCATTGAGTGATGCTTGTATAGGTAGGTATAGTTAAGCTTGGTcactttggcctttctctttgtAGCTTTAGTTTTGTACAGCTGACTTGTTTTGGACTCTTTTCTTTATTGGAATAAAAGACTGTGGGGTTGTGCCCTGCAGTAGTTAGTCAAAAAAAAAAGACCGCCAGCACATTGCTTCAACCTTTGGGTGCGACCTATCCTCCTTCTCTCGAATCTATCTAGGTTTCCTTCTCTCCCACACGCACCTTCCTTCCTCGGCTTTCGAACCTATCCTCCTTCCCTCAAATCTATCTAGGTTTCCCTCTCTCCCACACGCACCTCCCTTCCTCGGCTTTTGAACCTATCATCCAGCGCTTCCTAAAATATCTCACCGGATGGGCAACAAAACTTCTCTCTCC
Coding sequences:
- the LOC125530824 gene encoding phosphatidylglycerophosphate phosphatase PTPMT2-like, with the translated sequence GEVVRLRAKRALVGAGARVLFYPTLLYNVLRNQFEAEFRWWDRVDQCILLGAVPFPSDVPRLKQLGVQGVVTLNEPYETLVPMSLYQAYGIDHLVIATRDYLFAPSLEDICRAIDFIHRNASQGGTTYVHCKAGRGRSTTIVLCYLIKYRNMTPEAALDHVRSIRPRVLLAPSQWQAVIVFSTLTTGRLPVRSTNLNCYLEGTKASIPDSDIEDCTVEFDYDDSGLPLCQVMVPRPSSPTGCVDAVFITEADLEGYDAYVDTGKDVVTFEVVASRKPIMRRLSCLFGSLKVTSNCEPAPSRFTEVRAC